A single region of the Gorilla gorilla gorilla isolate KB3781 chromosome 1, NHGRI_mGorGor1-v2.1_pri, whole genome shotgun sequence genome encodes:
- the LOC101135098 gene encoding chloride channel protein ClC-Ka isoform X1: MEELVGLREGSSGDPVTLQELWGPCPHIRRAIQGGLEWLKQKLFRLGEDWYFLMTLGVLMALVSYAMNFAIGRVVRAHQWLYGEIGDSHLLRYLSWTVYPVALISFSSGFSQSITPSSGGSGIPELKTMLAGVILEDYLDIKNFGAKVVGLSCTLATGSTLFLGKVGPFVHLSVMIAAYLGRVRTTTIGEPENKSKQNEMLVAAAAVGVATVFAAPFSGVLFSIEVMSSHFSVWDYWRGFFAATCGAFMFRLLAVFNSEQETITSLYKTSFRVDVPFDLPEIFFFVALGGICGVLSCAYLFCQRTFLSFIKTNRFSSKLLATSKPVYSALATLLLASITYPPGVGHFLASRLSMKQHLDSLFDNHSWALMTQNSSPPWPEELDPQHLWWEWYHPRFTIFGTLAFFLVMKFWMLILATTIPMPAGYFMPIFILGAAIGRLLGEALAVTFPEGIVAGGVTNPIMPGGYALAGAAAFSGAVTHTISTALLAFELTGQIVHALPVLMAVLAANAIAQSCQPSFYDGTIIVKKLPYLPRILGRNIGSHRVRVEHFMNHSITTLAKDTPLEEVVKVVTSTDVAEYPLVESTESQILVGIVQRAQLVQALQAEPPSRAPGHQQCLQDILARGCPTEPVTLTLFSETTLHQAQNLFKLLNLQSLFVTSRGRAVGCVSWVEMKKAISNLTNPPAPK, from the exons ATGGAGGAGTTGGTGGGGCTGCGTGAGGGCTCCTCAGGGGACCCTGTGACTCTGCAGGAGCTGTGGGGCCCCTGTCCCCACATCCGCCGAGCCATCCAAG GTGGCCTGGAGTGGCTAAAGCAGAAGCTGTTCCGCCTGGGTGAAGACTGGTACTTCCTGATGACCCTCGGGGTGCTCATGGCCCTGGTCAGCTATGCCATGAACTTTGCCATCGGGCGTGTGGTCCGAG CACACCAGTGGCTGTACGGGGAGATTGGGGACAGCCACCTGCTCCGGTATCTCTCCTGGACTGTGTACCCTGTGGCCCTCATCTCTTTCTCCTCGGGCTTCTCCCAGAGCATCACGCCCTCCTCTGGAG GTTCTGGAATCCCGGAGCTGAAGACCATGTTGGCGGGTGTGATCTTGGAGGACTACCTGGATATCAAGAACTTTGGGGCCAAGGTTGTGGGCCTCTCCTGCACCCTGGCCACCGGCAGCACCCTGTTCCTGGGCAAAGTG GGCCCTTTCGTGCACCTGTCTGTAATGATCGCTGCCTACCTGGGCCGTGTGCGCACCACGACCATCGGGGAGCCTGAG AACAAGAGCAAGCAAAACGAAATGCTGGTGGCAGCGGCGGCAGTGGGCGTGGCCACAGTCTTTGCAGCTCCCTTCAGCG GCGTCCTGTTCAGCATCGAGGTCATGTCTTCCCACTTCTCTGTCTGGGATTACTGGAGGGGCTTCTTTGCGGCCACCTGCGGGGCCTTCATGTTCCGGCTCCTGGCGGTCTTCAACAGCGAGCAGG AGACCATCACCTCCCTCTACAAGACCAGTTTCCGGGTGGACGTTCCCTTCGACCTGCCTGAGATCTTCTTTTTTGTGGCGCTGGG TGGCATCTGCGGCGTCCTGAGCTGTGCTTACCTCTTCTGTCAGCGAACCTTCCTCAGCTTCATCAAGACCAATCGGTTCAGCTCCAAACTGCTGGCTACTAG CAAGCCTGTGTACTCCGCTCTGGCCACCTTGCTTCTCGCCTCCATCACCTACCCGCCTGGTGTGGGCCACTTCCTAGCTTCTCGG CTGTCCATGAAGCAGCATCTGGACTCGCTGTTTGACAACCACTCCTGGGCGCTGATGACCCAGAACTCCAGCCCACCCTGGCCCGAGGAGCTCGACCCCCAGCACCTATGGTGGGAATGGTACCACCCGCGGTTCACCATCTTTGGGACCCTTGCCTTCTTCCTGGTTATGAAG ttctggatgctgatTCTGGCCACCACCATCCCCATGCCTGCCGGGTACTTCATGCCCATCTTTATCCTTG GAGCTGCCATCGGGCGCCTCTTGGGAGAGGCTCTTGCTGTCACCTTCCCTGAGGGCATTGTGGCTGGAGGGGTTACCAATCCCATCATGCCCGGGGGGTATGCTCTGGCAG GGGCTGCGGCCTTCTCAGGGGCTGTGACCCACACCATCTCCACGGCGCTGCTGGCCTTTGAGCTGACCGGCCAGATAGTGCATGCACTGCCCGTGCTGATGGCGGTGCTGGCAGCCAACGCCATTGCACAGAGCTGCCAGCCCTCCTTCTATGATGGCACCATCATTGTCAAGAAGCTGCCATACCTGCCACGGATTCTGGGCCGCAACATCGG CTCCCACCGCGTGAGGGTGGAGCACTTCATGAACCACAGCATCACCACACTGGCCAAGGACACGCCACTGGAGGAGGTGGTCAAGGTTGTGACCTCCACAGACGTGGCCGAGTATCCCCTGGTGGAGAGCACAG AGTCCCAGATCCTGGTAGGCATCGTGCAGAGGGCCCAGCTGGTGCAGGCCCTCCAGGCTGAGCCTCCTTCCAGGGCTCCGGGACACCAG CAGTGTCTCCAGGACATCTTGGCCAGGGGCTGCCCCACGGAACCAGTGACCCTGACGCTATTCTCAGAGACCACCTTGCACCAG GCACAAAACCTCTTTAAGCTGTTGAACCTTCAGTCCCTCTTCGTGACGTCGCGGGGCAGAGCTGTGGGCTGCGTGTCCTGGGTGGAG ATGAAGAAAGCAATTTCCAACCTGACAAATCCACCAGCCCCAAAGTGA
- the LOC101135098 gene encoding chloride channel protein ClC-Ka isoform X2, giving the protein MEELVGLREGSSGDPVTLQELWGPCPHIRRAIQGGLEWLKQKLFRLGEDWYFLMTLGVLMALVSYAMNFAIGRVVRAHQWLYGEIGDSHLLRYLSWTVYPVALISFSSGFSQSITPSSGGSGIPELKTMLAGVILEDYLDIKNFGAKVVGLSCTLATGSTLFLGKVGPFVHLSVMIAAYLGRVRTTTIGEPENKSKQNEMLVAAAAVGVATVFAAPFSGVLFSIEVMSSHFSVWDYWRGFFAATCGAFMFRLLAVFNSEQETITSLYKTSFRVDVPFDLPEIFFFVALGGICGVLSCAYLFCQRTFLSFIKTNRFSSKLLATSKPVYSALATLLLASITYPPGVGHFLASRLSMKQHLDSLFDNHSWALMTQNSSPPWPEELDPQHLWWEWYHPRFTIFGTLAFFLVMKFWMLILATTIPMPAGYFMPIFILGAAIGRLLGEALAVTFPEGIVAGGVTNPIMPGGYALAGAAAFSGAVTHTISTALLAFELTGQIVHALPVLMAVLAANAIAQSCQPSFYDGTIIVKKLPYLPRILGRNIGSHRVRVEHFMNHSITTLAKDTPLEEVVKVVTSTDVAEYPLVESTESQILVGIVQRAQLVQALQAEPPSRAPGHQCLQDILARGCPTEPVTLTLFSETTLHQAQNLFKLLNLQSLFVTSRGRAVGCVSWVEMKKAISNLTNPPAPK; this is encoded by the exons ATGGAGGAGTTGGTGGGGCTGCGTGAGGGCTCCTCAGGGGACCCTGTGACTCTGCAGGAGCTGTGGGGCCCCTGTCCCCACATCCGCCGAGCCATCCAAG GTGGCCTGGAGTGGCTAAAGCAGAAGCTGTTCCGCCTGGGTGAAGACTGGTACTTCCTGATGACCCTCGGGGTGCTCATGGCCCTGGTCAGCTATGCCATGAACTTTGCCATCGGGCGTGTGGTCCGAG CACACCAGTGGCTGTACGGGGAGATTGGGGACAGCCACCTGCTCCGGTATCTCTCCTGGACTGTGTACCCTGTGGCCCTCATCTCTTTCTCCTCGGGCTTCTCCCAGAGCATCACGCCCTCCTCTGGAG GTTCTGGAATCCCGGAGCTGAAGACCATGTTGGCGGGTGTGATCTTGGAGGACTACCTGGATATCAAGAACTTTGGGGCCAAGGTTGTGGGCCTCTCCTGCACCCTGGCCACCGGCAGCACCCTGTTCCTGGGCAAAGTG GGCCCTTTCGTGCACCTGTCTGTAATGATCGCTGCCTACCTGGGCCGTGTGCGCACCACGACCATCGGGGAGCCTGAG AACAAGAGCAAGCAAAACGAAATGCTGGTGGCAGCGGCGGCAGTGGGCGTGGCCACAGTCTTTGCAGCTCCCTTCAGCG GCGTCCTGTTCAGCATCGAGGTCATGTCTTCCCACTTCTCTGTCTGGGATTACTGGAGGGGCTTCTTTGCGGCCACCTGCGGGGCCTTCATGTTCCGGCTCCTGGCGGTCTTCAACAGCGAGCAGG AGACCATCACCTCCCTCTACAAGACCAGTTTCCGGGTGGACGTTCCCTTCGACCTGCCTGAGATCTTCTTTTTTGTGGCGCTGGG TGGCATCTGCGGCGTCCTGAGCTGTGCTTACCTCTTCTGTCAGCGAACCTTCCTCAGCTTCATCAAGACCAATCGGTTCAGCTCCAAACTGCTGGCTACTAG CAAGCCTGTGTACTCCGCTCTGGCCACCTTGCTTCTCGCCTCCATCACCTACCCGCCTGGTGTGGGCCACTTCCTAGCTTCTCGG CTGTCCATGAAGCAGCATCTGGACTCGCTGTTTGACAACCACTCCTGGGCGCTGATGACCCAGAACTCCAGCCCACCCTGGCCCGAGGAGCTCGACCCCCAGCACCTATGGTGGGAATGGTACCACCCGCGGTTCACCATCTTTGGGACCCTTGCCTTCTTCCTGGTTATGAAG ttctggatgctgatTCTGGCCACCACCATCCCCATGCCTGCCGGGTACTTCATGCCCATCTTTATCCTTG GAGCTGCCATCGGGCGCCTCTTGGGAGAGGCTCTTGCTGTCACCTTCCCTGAGGGCATTGTGGCTGGAGGGGTTACCAATCCCATCATGCCCGGGGGGTATGCTCTGGCAG GGGCTGCGGCCTTCTCAGGGGCTGTGACCCACACCATCTCCACGGCGCTGCTGGCCTTTGAGCTGACCGGCCAGATAGTGCATGCACTGCCCGTGCTGATGGCGGTGCTGGCAGCCAACGCCATTGCACAGAGCTGCCAGCCCTCCTTCTATGATGGCACCATCATTGTCAAGAAGCTGCCATACCTGCCACGGATTCTGGGCCGCAACATCGG CTCCCACCGCGTGAGGGTGGAGCACTTCATGAACCACAGCATCACCACACTGGCCAAGGACACGCCACTGGAGGAGGTGGTCAAGGTTGTGACCTCCACAGACGTGGCCGAGTATCCCCTGGTGGAGAGCACAG AGTCCCAGATCCTGGTAGGCATCGTGCAGAGGGCCCAGCTGGTGCAGGCCCTCCAGGCTGAGCCTCCTTCCAGGGCTCCGGGACACCAG TGTCTCCAGGACATCTTGGCCAGGGGCTGCCCCACGGAACCAGTGACCCTGACGCTATTCTCAGAGACCACCTTGCACCAG GCACAAAACCTCTTTAAGCTGTTGAACCTTCAGTCCCTCTTCGTGACGTCGCGGGGCAGAGCTGTGGGCTGCGTGTCCTGGGTGGAG ATGAAGAAAGCAATTTCCAACCTGACAAATCCACCAGCCCCAAAGTGA
- the LOC101135098 gene encoding chloride channel protein ClC-Ka isoform X3 — translation MEELVGLREGSSGDPVTLQELWGPCPHIRRAIQGGLEWLKQKLFRLGEDWYFLMTLGVLMALVSYAMNFAIGRVVRAHQWLYGEIGDSHLLRYLSWTVYPVALISFSSGFSQSITPSSGGSGIPELKTMLAGVILEDYLDIKNFGAKVVGLSCTLATGSTLFLGKVGPFVHLSVMIAAYLGRVRTTTIGEPENKSKQNEMLVAAAAVGVATVFAAPFSGVLFSIEVMSSHFSVWDYWRGFFAATCGAFMFRLLAVFNSEQETITSLYKTSFRVDVPFDLPEIFFFVALGGICGVLSCAYLFCQRTFLSFIKTNRFSSKLLATSKPVYSALATLLLASITYPPGVGHFLASRLSMKQHLDSLFDNHSWALMTQNSSPPWPEELDPQHLWWEWYHPRFTIFGTLAFFLVMKFWMLILATTIPMPAGYFMPIFILGAAIGRLLGEALAVTFPEGIVAGGVTNPIMPGGYALAGAAAFSGAVTHTISTALLAFELTGQIVHALPVLMAVLAANAIAQSCQPSFYDGTIIVKKLPYLPRILGRNIGSHRVRVEHFMNHSITTLAKDTPLEEVVKVVTSTDVAEYPLVESTESQILVGIVQRAQLVQALQAEPPSRAPGHQQCLQDILARGCPTEPVTLTLFSETTLHQVHPILPV, via the exons ATGGAGGAGTTGGTGGGGCTGCGTGAGGGCTCCTCAGGGGACCCTGTGACTCTGCAGGAGCTGTGGGGCCCCTGTCCCCACATCCGCCGAGCCATCCAAG GTGGCCTGGAGTGGCTAAAGCAGAAGCTGTTCCGCCTGGGTGAAGACTGGTACTTCCTGATGACCCTCGGGGTGCTCATGGCCCTGGTCAGCTATGCCATGAACTTTGCCATCGGGCGTGTGGTCCGAG CACACCAGTGGCTGTACGGGGAGATTGGGGACAGCCACCTGCTCCGGTATCTCTCCTGGACTGTGTACCCTGTGGCCCTCATCTCTTTCTCCTCGGGCTTCTCCCAGAGCATCACGCCCTCCTCTGGAG GTTCTGGAATCCCGGAGCTGAAGACCATGTTGGCGGGTGTGATCTTGGAGGACTACCTGGATATCAAGAACTTTGGGGCCAAGGTTGTGGGCCTCTCCTGCACCCTGGCCACCGGCAGCACCCTGTTCCTGGGCAAAGTG GGCCCTTTCGTGCACCTGTCTGTAATGATCGCTGCCTACCTGGGCCGTGTGCGCACCACGACCATCGGGGAGCCTGAG AACAAGAGCAAGCAAAACGAAATGCTGGTGGCAGCGGCGGCAGTGGGCGTGGCCACAGTCTTTGCAGCTCCCTTCAGCG GCGTCCTGTTCAGCATCGAGGTCATGTCTTCCCACTTCTCTGTCTGGGATTACTGGAGGGGCTTCTTTGCGGCCACCTGCGGGGCCTTCATGTTCCGGCTCCTGGCGGTCTTCAACAGCGAGCAGG AGACCATCACCTCCCTCTACAAGACCAGTTTCCGGGTGGACGTTCCCTTCGACCTGCCTGAGATCTTCTTTTTTGTGGCGCTGGG TGGCATCTGCGGCGTCCTGAGCTGTGCTTACCTCTTCTGTCAGCGAACCTTCCTCAGCTTCATCAAGACCAATCGGTTCAGCTCCAAACTGCTGGCTACTAG CAAGCCTGTGTACTCCGCTCTGGCCACCTTGCTTCTCGCCTCCATCACCTACCCGCCTGGTGTGGGCCACTTCCTAGCTTCTCGG CTGTCCATGAAGCAGCATCTGGACTCGCTGTTTGACAACCACTCCTGGGCGCTGATGACCCAGAACTCCAGCCCACCCTGGCCCGAGGAGCTCGACCCCCAGCACCTATGGTGGGAATGGTACCACCCGCGGTTCACCATCTTTGGGACCCTTGCCTTCTTCCTGGTTATGAAG ttctggatgctgatTCTGGCCACCACCATCCCCATGCCTGCCGGGTACTTCATGCCCATCTTTATCCTTG GAGCTGCCATCGGGCGCCTCTTGGGAGAGGCTCTTGCTGTCACCTTCCCTGAGGGCATTGTGGCTGGAGGGGTTACCAATCCCATCATGCCCGGGGGGTATGCTCTGGCAG GGGCTGCGGCCTTCTCAGGGGCTGTGACCCACACCATCTCCACGGCGCTGCTGGCCTTTGAGCTGACCGGCCAGATAGTGCATGCACTGCCCGTGCTGATGGCGGTGCTGGCAGCCAACGCCATTGCACAGAGCTGCCAGCCCTCCTTCTATGATGGCACCATCATTGTCAAGAAGCTGCCATACCTGCCACGGATTCTGGGCCGCAACATCGG CTCCCACCGCGTGAGGGTGGAGCACTTCATGAACCACAGCATCACCACACTGGCCAAGGACACGCCACTGGAGGAGGTGGTCAAGGTTGTGACCTCCACAGACGTGGCCGAGTATCCCCTGGTGGAGAGCACAG AGTCCCAGATCCTGGTAGGCATCGTGCAGAGGGCCCAGCTGGTGCAGGCCCTCCAGGCTGAGCCTCCTTCCAGGGCTCCGGGACACCAG CAGTGTCTCCAGGACATCTTGGCCAGGGGCTGCCCCACGGAACCAGTGACCCTGACGCTATTCTCAGAGACCACCTTGCACCAG GTCCACCCCATTTtgcctgtgtga
- the HSPB7 gene encoding heat shock protein beta-7 isoform X5, protein MSHRTSSTFRAERSFHSSSSSSSSSTSSSASRALPAQDPPMEKALSMFSDDFGSFMRPHSEPLAFPAAHPTARPGGAGNIKTLGDAYEFAVDVRDFSPEDIIVTTSNNHIELAADGTVMNTFAHKCQLPEDVDPTSVTSALREDGSLTIRARRHPHTEHVQQTFRTEIKI, encoded by the exons ATGAGCCACAGAACCTCTTCCACCTTCCGAGCGGAGAGAAGTTTccattcctcttcctcttcctcctcctcttccacctcctcctcggcctcccgtgCCCTCCCGGCCCAGGACCCGCCCATGGAGAAGGCCCTGAGCATGTTTTCCGATGACTTTGGCAGCTTCATGCGGCCCCACTCGGAGCCCCTGGCCTTCCCAG CAGCCCACCCCACAGCCCGCCCCGGGGGGGCAGGCAACATCAAGACCCTAGGAGACGCCTATGAGTTTGCGGTGGACGTGAGAGACTTCTCACCTGAAGACATCATTGTCACCACCTCCAACAACCACATTGAG CTGGCGGCTGACGGCACCGTCATGAACACCTTCGCTCACAAGTGCCAGCTGCCGGAGGACGTGGACCCAACGTCGGTGACCTCGGCTCTGCGGGAGGACGGCAGCCTCACTATCCGGGCACGGCGTCACCCGCATACAGAACACGTCCAGCAGACCTTCCGGACGGAGATCAAAATCTGA
- the HSPB7 gene encoding heat shock protein beta-7 isoform X7 yields MSHRTSSTFRAERSFHSSSSSSSSSTSSSASRALPAQDPPMEKALSMFSDDFGSFMRPHSEPLAFPARPGGAGNIKTLGDAYEFAVDVRDFSPEDIIVTTSNNHIELAADGTVMNTFAHKCQLPEDVDPTSVTSALREDGSLTIRARRHPHTEHVQQTFRTEIKI; encoded by the exons ATGAGCCACAGAACCTCTTCCACCTTCCGAGCGGAGAGAAGTTTccattcctcttcctcttcctcctcctcttccacctcctcctcggcctcccgtgCCCTCCCGGCCCAGGACCCGCCCATGGAGAAGGCCCTGAGCATGTTTTCCGATGACTTTGGCAGCTTCATGCGGCCCCACTCGGAGCCCCTGGCCTTCCCAG CCCGCCCCGGGGGGGCAGGCAACATCAAGACCCTAGGAGACGCCTATGAGTTTGCGGTGGACGTGAGAGACTTCTCACCTGAAGACATCATTGTCACCACCTCCAACAACCACATTGAG CTGGCGGCTGACGGCACCGTCATGAACACCTTCGCTCACAAGTGCCAGCTGCCGGAGGACGTGGACCCAACGTCGGTGACCTCGGCTCTGCGGGAGGACGGCAGCCTCACTATCCGGGCACGGCGTCACCCGCATACAGAACACGTCCAGCAGACCTTCCGGACGGAGATCAAAATCTGA
- the HSPB7 gene encoding heat shock protein beta-7 isoform X3 — protein sequence MSHRTSSTFRAERSFHSSSSSSSSSTSSSASRALPAQDPPMEKALSMFSDDFGSFMRPHSEPLAFPAHPTARPGGAGNIKTLGDAYEFAVDVRDFSPEDIIVTTSNNHIEVRAEKLAADGTVMNTFAHKCQLPEDVDPTSVTSALREDGSLTIRARRHPHTEHVQQTFRTEIKI from the exons ATGAGCCACAGAACCTCTTCCACCTTCCGAGCGGAGAGAAGTTTccattcctcttcctcttcctcctcctcttccacctcctcctcggcctcccgtgCCCTCCCGGCCCAGGACCCGCCCATGGAGAAGGCCCTGAGCATGTTTTCCGATGACTTTGGCAGCTTCATGCGGCCCCACTCGGAGCCCCTGGCCTTCCCAG CCCACCCCACAGCCCGCCCCGGGGGGGCAGGCAACATCAAGACCCTAGGAGACGCCTATGAGTTTGCGGTGGACGTGAGAGACTTCTCACCTGAAGACATCATTGTCACCACCTCCAACAACCACATTGAGGTGCGGGCTGAGAAG CTGGCGGCTGACGGCACCGTCATGAACACCTTCGCTCACAAGTGCCAGCTGCCGGAGGACGTGGACCCAACGTCGGTGACCTCGGCTCTGCGGGAGGACGGCAGCCTCACTATCCGGGCACGGCGTCACCCGCATACAGAACACGTCCAGCAGACCTTCCGGACGGAGATCAAAATCTGA
- the HSPB7 gene encoding heat shock protein beta-7 isoform X4, protein MSHRTSSTFRAERSFHSSSSSSSSSTSSSASRALPAQDPPMEKALSMFSDDFGSFMRPHSEPLAFPARPGGAGNIKTLGDAYEFAVDVRDFSPEDIIVTTSNNHIEVRAEKLAADGTVMNTFAHKCQLPEDVDPTSVTSALREDGSLTIRARRHPHTEHVQQTFRTEIKI, encoded by the exons ATGAGCCACAGAACCTCTTCCACCTTCCGAGCGGAGAGAAGTTTccattcctcttcctcttcctcctcctcttccacctcctcctcggcctcccgtgCCCTCCCGGCCCAGGACCCGCCCATGGAGAAGGCCCTGAGCATGTTTTCCGATGACTTTGGCAGCTTCATGCGGCCCCACTCGGAGCCCCTGGCCTTCCCAG CCCGCCCCGGGGGGGCAGGCAACATCAAGACCCTAGGAGACGCCTATGAGTTTGCGGTGGACGTGAGAGACTTCTCACCTGAAGACATCATTGTCACCACCTCCAACAACCACATTGAGGTGCGGGCTGAGAAG CTGGCGGCTGACGGCACCGTCATGAACACCTTCGCTCACAAGTGCCAGCTGCCGGAGGACGTGGACCCAACGTCGGTGACCTCGGCTCTGCGGGAGGACGGCAGCCTCACTATCCGGGCACGGCGTCACCCGCATACAGAACACGTCCAGCAGACCTTCCGGACGGAGATCAAAATCTGA
- the HSPB7 gene encoding heat shock protein beta-7 isoform X6: MSHRTSSTFRAERSFHSSSSSSSSSTSSSASRALPAQDPPMEKALSMFSDDFGSFMRPHSEPLAFPAHPTARPGGAGNIKTLGDAYEFAVDVRDFSPEDIIVTTSNNHIELAADGTVMNTFAHKCQLPEDVDPTSVTSALREDGSLTIRARRHPHTEHVQQTFRTEIKI; encoded by the exons ATGAGCCACAGAACCTCTTCCACCTTCCGAGCGGAGAGAAGTTTccattcctcttcctcttcctcctcctcttccacctcctcctcggcctcccgtgCCCTCCCGGCCCAGGACCCGCCCATGGAGAAGGCCCTGAGCATGTTTTCCGATGACTTTGGCAGCTTCATGCGGCCCCACTCGGAGCCCCTGGCCTTCCCAG CCCACCCCACAGCCCGCCCCGGGGGGGCAGGCAACATCAAGACCCTAGGAGACGCCTATGAGTTTGCGGTGGACGTGAGAGACTTCTCACCTGAAGACATCATTGTCACCACCTCCAACAACCACATTGAG CTGGCGGCTGACGGCACCGTCATGAACACCTTCGCTCACAAGTGCCAGCTGCCGGAGGACGTGGACCCAACGTCGGTGACCTCGGCTCTGCGGGAGGACGGCAGCCTCACTATCCGGGCACGGCGTCACCCGCATACAGAACACGTCCAGCAGACCTTCCGGACGGAGATCAAAATCTGA
- the HSPB7 gene encoding heat shock protein beta-7 isoform X8: MSHRTSSTFRAERSFHSSSSSSSSSTSSSASRALPAQDPPMEKALSMFSDDFGSFMRPHSEPLAFPAAHPTARPGGAGNIKTLGDAYEFAVDVRDFSPEDIIVTTSNNHIEVRAEKLAADGTVMNTFAHKCQLPEDVDPTSVTSALREDGSLTIRARRHPHTEHVQQTFRTEIKI; the protein is encoded by the exons ATGAGCCACAGAACCTCTTCCACCTTCCGAGCGGAGAGAAGTTTccattcctcttcctcttcctcctcctcttccacctcctcctcggcctcccgtgCCCTCCCGGCCCAGGACCCGCCCATGGAGAAGGCCCTGAGCATGTTTTCCGATGACTTTGGCAGCTTCATGCGGCCCCACTCGGAGCCCCTGGCCTTCCCAG CAGCCCACCCCACAGCCCGCCCCGGGGGGGCAGGCAACATCAAGACCCTAGGAGACGCCTATGAGTTTGCGGTGGACGTGAGAGACTTCTCACCTGAAGACATCATTGTCACCACCTCCAACAACCACATTGAGGTGCGGGCTGAGAAG CTGGCGGCTGACGGCACCGTCATGAACACCTTCGCTCACAAGTGCCAGCTGCCGGAGGACGTGGACCCAACGTCGGTGACCTCGGCTCTGCGGGAGGACGGCAGCCTCACTATCCGGGCACGGCGTCACCCGCATACAGAACACGTCCAGCAGACCTTCCGGACGGAGATCAAAATCTGA
- the HSPB7 gene encoding heat shock protein beta-7 isoform X2, giving the protein MTLAASCGPTRSPWPSQASDPGPEGRGGTQGGDVCSRAPPKALWLPVGLEQVLHSLQPRVATKTDVATGTDVAMKTAAHPTARPGGAGNIKTLGDAYEFAVDVRDFSPEDIIVTTSNNHIELAADGTVMNTFAHKCQLPEDVDPTSVTSALREDGSLTIRARRHPHTEHVQQTFRTEIKI; this is encoded by the exons ATGACTTTGGCAGCTTCATGCGGCCCCACTCGGAGCCCCTGGCCTTCCCAGGCAAGTGATCCGGGccctgaggggaggggaggcacaCAGGGAGGGGACGTCTGCTCCAGGGCGCCACCGAAGGCGCTGTGGCTGCCGGTCGGCCTGGAACAGGTGCTGCACAGCCTGCAGCCACGTGTGGCCACCAAGACAGATGTGGCCACAGGGACAGATGTGGCCATGAAAACAG CAGCCCACCCCACAGCCCGCCCCGGGGGGGCAGGCAACATCAAGACCCTAGGAGACGCCTATGAGTTTGCGGTGGACGTGAGAGACTTCTCACCTGAAGACATCATTGTCACCACCTCCAACAACCACATTGAG CTGGCGGCTGACGGCACCGTCATGAACACCTTCGCTCACAAGTGCCAGCTGCCGGAGGACGTGGACCCAACGTCGGTGACCTCGGCTCTGCGGGAGGACGGCAGCCTCACTATCCGGGCACGGCGTCACCCGCATACAGAACACGTCCAGCAGACCTTCCGGACGGAGATCAAAATCTGA
- the HSPB7 gene encoding heat shock protein beta-7 isoform X1, with the protein MTLAASCGPTRSPWPSQASDPGPEGRGGTQGGDVCSRAPPKALWLPVGLEQVLHSLQPRVATKTDVATGTDVAMKTAAHPTARPGGAGNIKTLGDAYEFAVDVRDFSPEDIIVTTSNNHIEVRAEKLAADGTVMNTFAHKCQLPEDVDPTSVTSALREDGSLTIRARRHPHTEHVQQTFRTEIKI; encoded by the exons ATGACTTTGGCAGCTTCATGCGGCCCCACTCGGAGCCCCTGGCCTTCCCAGGCAAGTGATCCGGGccctgaggggaggggaggcacaCAGGGAGGGGACGTCTGCTCCAGGGCGCCACCGAAGGCGCTGTGGCTGCCGGTCGGCCTGGAACAGGTGCTGCACAGCCTGCAGCCACGTGTGGCCACCAAGACAGATGTGGCCACAGGGACAGATGTGGCCATGAAAACAG CAGCCCACCCCACAGCCCGCCCCGGGGGGGCAGGCAACATCAAGACCCTAGGAGACGCCTATGAGTTTGCGGTGGACGTGAGAGACTTCTCACCTGAAGACATCATTGTCACCACCTCCAACAACCACATTGAGGTGCGGGCTGAGAAG CTGGCGGCTGACGGCACCGTCATGAACACCTTCGCTCACAAGTGCCAGCTGCCGGAGGACGTGGACCCAACGTCGGTGACCTCGGCTCTGCGGGAGGACGGCAGCCTCACTATCCGGGCACGGCGTCACCCGCATACAGAACACGTCCAGCAGACCTTCCGGACGGAGATCAAAATCTGA